The following proteins are encoded in a genomic region of Dyadobacter sp. UC 10:
- a CDS encoding RagB/SusD family nutrient uptake outer membrane protein produces MKTRSKIATYIGALGASLLLQSCDLEETVYSSIYTENFYKTAADAEKALIGVYGGIAGVGNAPALTIVADFSDDQTYPRGVVGRNTLTLFTYDVNYTTQKSNDRLFESPQQIWQSCYGGIEKANWLIAKVPDASMDETRKKQIIGEAYFLRAFYHWLLTKNFGEVPVKIAPSYSEEDASVAKSAKADIYKQIYADLEQAESAGLASFPTVAKGRVSREAAFALHAKAALYNEDYPTAIAKAKEVITSGKHALLPNVLDVYRYDNEDAARLENIFAYEVDPISPGLSHQLVGLCGPPGSAGPAYARTSYGSMFAYQSFFDSFNPADKRRQLLDTSYIDKSGKVISQRNITPITPDGVLIKKYMDPVSTVGFIPNIPILRMPDVYLILAEAEARLNGANAAALEAVNVVRKRAGLPDLKAGITKDALVEAILQERAWEFFAEGDRWYDLTRTGKFLTVIPKAVNAVYPVRNVTAKNKYFPIPQDELNANSKIEQNPDWK; encoded by the coding sequence ATGAAAACAAGATCTAAAATAGCAACATATATAGGTGCGCTCGGGGCTTCACTCCTGCTGCAATCCTGCGACCTGGAAGAGACGGTTTACTCTTCCATTTACACTGAAAATTTTTACAAGACCGCAGCCGATGCGGAGAAAGCATTGATTGGTGTTTACGGGGGAATTGCGGGAGTAGGCAACGCGCCTGCATTGACCATCGTGGCCGATTTCAGTGATGACCAGACTTATCCAAGAGGGGTGGTGGGCCGCAATACCCTTACACTGTTTACCTATGATGTCAACTACACGACGCAAAAAAGTAACGACCGTTTATTTGAGTCTCCTCAGCAAATCTGGCAATCCTGCTATGGAGGTATCGAGAAGGCCAACTGGCTGATCGCAAAGGTGCCGGATGCCTCAATGGACGAAACGCGTAAAAAACAGATTATCGGAGAGGCTTACTTTCTGAGGGCATTTTACCACTGGTTGCTGACCAAGAATTTCGGGGAAGTCCCTGTTAAAATCGCGCCGAGCTACTCCGAAGAGGATGCTTCCGTAGCAAAAAGCGCGAAAGCGGATATTTATAAACAGATTTACGCAGACCTGGAACAAGCTGAGTCAGCGGGATTGGCTTCCTTCCCGACTGTTGCCAAAGGCCGGGTCTCGCGCGAAGCGGCATTTGCATTACACGCCAAAGCCGCATTATACAATGAAGATTATCCGACAGCAATTGCAAAAGCAAAAGAAGTGATCACTTCGGGGAAACATGCATTGCTGCCTAATGTACTGGATGTATATCGTTACGATAATGAAGATGCTGCGCGGCTTGAAAACATATTCGCCTATGAGGTCGACCCGATTTCACCGGGATTGAGCCACCAGCTCGTCGGTTTATGCGGCCCTCCGGGAAGCGCGGGCCCCGCTTATGCAAGGACTTCTTACGGGTCGATGTTTGCATACCAGTCGTTTTTTGATTCGTTTAATCCTGCCGACAAGAGAAGACAATTACTGGACACCAGCTATATAGATAAGTCCGGCAAGGTCATATCCCAGCGCAACATCACGCCTATTACACCAGATGGTGTGCTGATCAAAAAATACATGGATCCGGTTTCGACCGTCGGTTTCATCCCCAACATTCCTATTCTGAGAATGCCGGATGTTTATCTGATCCTGGCAGAAGCAGAAGCCCGTCTGAACGGAGCCAATGCAGCAGCGCTTGAAGCAGTCAATGTCGTGCGCAAGCGCGCCGGTCTGCCCGATCTGAAAGCGGGAATTACAAAAGATGCATTGGTTGAAGCCATTTTACAGGAACGCGCGTGGGAATTCTTCGCCGAAGGTGACCGCTGGTATGATCTGACCCGCACCGGCAAATTCCTTACGGTCATTCCAAAAGCAGTCAATGCTGTTTATCCCGTTCGCAACGTCACCGCTAAAAACAAATATTTCCCTATTCCGCAGGATGAGCTCAATGCCAATTCCAAGATCGAACAGAATCCGGACTGGAAGTAA
- a CDS encoding FAD:protein FMN transferase, giving the protein MTLKISFALFLVVLQMLLTPVNAETAGDERMISISGEAQGTTYHIKYFDQRNRNFKVQIDSILTDFDLCLSLYRKDSEIVTFNNSTGSHKFKSPYFYPVLKKSREIYLATKGAFDPTIMPLTEALGFGARRTDPELANVDSLLQYVGFDKIRFDARSITKAKTGIRIDMNGIAQGYSVDIISAFLSSQKIDRFMVEIGGEVVCRGNKNGHSPWVAGIENPLKPGTLFATARLSDRAMTTAGNYHNHFTKNGRVFNHIINPKTGSMEESSLLSVTVFAKDAITADGYDTAFFVMGLEATKQFLTQHSDLDAYLIYTGENGKIEGYRTKGIQEFITETHNP; this is encoded by the coding sequence ATGACTTTGAAAATTTCGTTTGCGCTTTTTTTAGTGGTATTGCAAATGCTTCTTACCCCGGTGAATGCGGAAACCGCCGGGGATGAGCGGATGATCTCTATTTCCGGCGAGGCGCAGGGTACTACCTATCATATTAAATATTTTGATCAGCGCAACCGGAATTTCAAAGTCCAGATTGACTCCATCCTCACGGATTTCGATCTATGCTTATCCTTGTATCGTAAAGATTCAGAGATCGTTACATTTAATAATAGTACCGGATCACACAAGTTCAAGTCGCCGTATTTTTATCCGGTTTTAAAAAAATCCAGAGAAATATACCTGGCCACAAAAGGCGCTTTTGATCCTACGATCATGCCGCTGACGGAAGCACTTGGATTTGGTGCCAGGCGTACCGATCCTGAGCTCGCTAACGTCGACTCACTGCTCCAATATGTAGGTTTTGACAAGATTCGCTTTGATGCCAGATCTATCACAAAAGCTAAAACAGGTATCAGGATCGATATGAACGGAATTGCACAGGGCTATTCGGTGGATATCATCAGCGCATTTCTCAGCAGTCAAAAAATAGACCGGTTTATGGTGGAGATCGGCGGTGAGGTGGTTTGTCGGGGAAATAAAAACGGGCACAGTCCGTGGGTAGCAGGAATTGAAAATCCGCTTAAACCGGGGACGCTCTTTGCCACTGCCAGACTGAGTGACCGTGCGATGACAACAGCTGGTAATTATCACAATCATTTCACCAAAAATGGCCGCGTTTTCAACCATATTATCAACCCAAAAACGGGCTCCATGGAAGAATCATCTTTGCTAAGCGTTACCGTTTTCGCCAAAGACGCAATCACCGCAGATGGTTATGACACCGCGTTTTTTGTCATGGGGCTGGAAGCGACAAAGCAATTTTTAACACAACACAGTGACCTCGATGCCTACCTGATTTACACCGGTGAAAACGGTAAAATCGAGGGTTACAGGACAAAAGGGATTCAGGAATTTATAACGGAAACACATAACCCATGA
- a CDS encoding glycoside hydrolase family protein, producing MRITSAILCAFLLSGAAFGQKKHPNQLSNDHIKVVWQGKADGTFPIATLQVKKEGKWIEGPKPSGEHTLLYSATKPSTEPTETFEKITGGKFPEEAYHYQQEQWKESINDVSLNKAGQAFHFLPGKMLIKSDAIEFSKETGVATVTSNWRIDPQNPTDVLVKMTVKAKAKGYFSMATPTLGTVAQEQLGWTSVPGYFQGNALQKNFALAYAYGHGVPDRPVVYRERCATTLSPLVTTKNGVTLSVIPEPGLARDPWAKDKITQTDWHIGLSHMNRKGQLAPTIYYPVLGEKSSELNAGEEYSFSFRYSLIAGDWFQAIKHAANDIYKFDETLSLRQSKQSLTDRIEKMHHYLTDPKTSLWNIEEFKGKQIGAQSYLGGVVGSDKDAMKNSDYGAMWMLAHATNDPELTGKVLPPAKNFKLVQQQTDEGFFKGSVEGQYYLAKKKKFVEEWGEVVEPIALTYYVMLDIGNMLLFEPGDTELKTRLKYGADKLLSWQKADGSWAVAYDRKTEQGAFKDIKDVRPTFYGMIVAYRLLKDEKYLKAAQKGADWFIKNAVETGSFLGVCGDARYAPDFATGQSAQALLDLYDFTKNKKYQDAAVTCAKIYTTSIYTHPIANHNPKTVNGIAREDWEISQTGLSFEHGGIFGSATRHGPIQLASHAGMFIRMYKLTGEQIFADMARSAAIGRDAFVDSKTSVASYYWNAMNRGAGPYPHHAWWQIGWITDYLLSEVELRSNGKISFPRGFVTPKVGPHQTYGFEAGTVYGDKAKLVIKEGLAEPDKPAIECITAQSTSKNSIYIILMNNSSAQTDFALKIDETKIGGSKKISALKWLENNQAAKIDQIKIQPFEQKTIEIQF from the coding sequence ATGAGAATAACTTCAGCGATATTATGTGCCTTCTTATTATCAGGAGCAGCATTTGGTCAGAAGAAACACCCGAACCAACTGAGCAATGATCATATTAAAGTTGTGTGGCAGGGAAAGGCAGACGGCACATTTCCGATCGCCACTTTACAGGTAAAAAAGGAAGGAAAGTGGATTGAAGGGCCAAAGCCTTCGGGTGAACATACTTTACTGTACTCAGCCACAAAACCCTCAACGGAACCTACCGAAACCTTTGAAAAAATTACAGGTGGGAAATTCCCGGAAGAGGCTTACCATTACCAGCAGGAACAATGGAAGGAAAGTATCAACGACGTTTCCCTCAACAAAGCCGGACAGGCGTTTCATTTTCTGCCGGGTAAAATGTTGATCAAATCGGATGCGATCGAATTTTCGAAAGAAACCGGGGTAGCGACTGTAACCTCCAACTGGCGCATCGACCCGCAAAACCCAACGGATGTTCTTGTTAAAATGACCGTTAAAGCGAAGGCGAAAGGTTACTTTTCAATGGCCACTCCTACGCTGGGAACCGTAGCCCAGGAGCAGCTCGGCTGGACTTCAGTACCAGGTTACTTCCAGGGAAACGCTTTGCAGAAGAATTTCGCATTGGCCTATGCCTACGGTCACGGCGTGCCCGACCGCCCGGTTGTGTATCGCGAGCGGTGCGCCACAACATTGAGCCCGCTCGTTACTACTAAAAACGGCGTCACATTATCTGTCATTCCGGAACCCGGACTGGCGAGAGATCCGTGGGCCAAAGACAAGATCACCCAAACGGACTGGCACATTGGCCTGTCGCATATGAACCGCAAAGGGCAGCTCGCGCCTACTATTTACTATCCGGTTCTGGGTGAAAAAAGCTCAGAACTCAATGCAGGAGAAGAATATAGCTTTTCTTTCCGGTATAGCCTCATTGCCGGTGATTGGTTCCAGGCGATCAAACATGCTGCAAATGATATTTATAAGTTTGACGAAACATTAAGCCTTCGTCAGAGCAAACAATCTCTGACCGATCGCATTGAAAAAATGCATCATTACCTTACTGATCCAAAAACTTCTCTCTGGAACATTGAAGAATTTAAAGGAAAACAAATAGGCGCGCAATCTTACCTCGGTGGTGTAGTGGGTTCGGATAAGGACGCGATGAAAAACTCAGATTATGGAGCAATGTGGATGCTGGCCCACGCCACAAACGACCCCGAGCTGACCGGCAAAGTGCTGCCTCCTGCCAAAAATTTCAAGCTCGTCCAGCAGCAAACCGACGAAGGCTTTTTTAAAGGTTCGGTGGAGGGGCAATACTACCTGGCGAAAAAGAAAAAGTTTGTCGAAGAATGGGGCGAGGTGGTCGAACCAATCGCGCTTACTTACTATGTCATGCTGGATATTGGCAATATGCTGCTTTTTGAGCCAGGTGATACCGAATTGAAAACACGCCTGAAATATGGTGCGGATAAACTGTTGAGCTGGCAAAAAGCCGACGGAAGCTGGGCAGTAGCTTATGACCGCAAAACGGAGCAAGGAGCATTCAAAGACATTAAGGATGTGCGGCCGACATTTTATGGAATGATCGTCGCCTATCGGCTCCTTAAAGATGAAAAATACCTGAAAGCTGCACAAAAGGGCGCTGATTGGTTTATTAAAAATGCAGTGGAAACGGGTTCTTTCCTCGGTGTGTGCGGCGACGCGCGTTACGCGCCGGATTTTGCAACCGGACAATCGGCGCAGGCTCTGCTGGATCTTTATGATTTTACCAAAAACAAAAAGTACCAGGACGCGGCTGTTACCTGCGCGAAAATCTACACCACTTCTATTTACACCCATCCTATCGCCAACCATAATCCTAAAACCGTCAACGGAATAGCGCGGGAAGACTGGGAGATCAGCCAAACCGGCCTGAGCTTCGAGCATGGCGGAATTTTCGGCTCCGCGACGCGCCATGGACCTATCCAGCTGGCCAGTCACGCAGGAATGTTTATCCGGATGTACAAGCTCACCGGTGAGCAGATTTTCGCAGATATGGCCCGTTCAGCTGCCATCGGCCGCGACGCATTTGTGGACAGCAAAACGAGTGTTGCGTCTTACTACTGGAATGCGATGAACCGCGGGGCCGGCCCCTATCCTCACCACGCCTGGTGGCAGATCGGCTGGATCACGGATTACCTGCTTTCGGAGGTGGAATTAAGATCCAATGGAAAGATCAGTTTCCCTAGAGGTTTCGTAACCCCAAAAGTTGGCCCGCACCAGACTTATGGTTTTGAAGCTGGGACCGTTTACGGCGATAAAGCGAAACTGGTTATCAAAGAAGGACTTGCCGAGCCAGATAAGCCTGCCATTGAATGCATTACCGCCCAATCGACGTCCAAAAACAGCATTTACATTATCCTGATGAACAATAGTTCTGCACAAACGGATTTTGCATTGAAAATAGATGAAACCAAAATCGGCGGATCAAAAAAGATTAGTGCATTGAAATGGCTGGAAAACAACCAAGCGGCAAAAATCGATCAAATAAAAATTCAACCATTCGAACAAAAAACCATCGAAATCCAATTTTAA
- a CDS encoding SusC/RagA family TonB-linked outer membrane protein produces MKKQIRVLFGLLCLLLSLTQTAFSQSGTVSGKVTDEKGEVVPGASVTVKGTQQGTLTTAEGDFSIDAPANATLVFSFVGYLGKEVSVNGQSRINVTLQTDTKALEEVVVVGYGTQRKVETTGSIVSVKASELTQTPVANLAQGLQARVAGMQVNQNSGAPGGNISVRIRGTNSINGSSEPLYVIDGIQISNGGGITDVSPLSTINPNDIESIEVLKDASASAIYGARAANGVVLITTKRGKNGATRVTFDSYYGTQKVTKQLDVLNASQFAQLENEVFKNNYYPDPASLGEGVNWQDYIFRKAPIQNHQLSVNGGNEKTQLALSLNYFDQQGTFIGSAFKRYSYRVNLDHQISKAIKIGTSLMGSYSVNDGIQTGGENIGDGGAVLSSVLGAAIGAPPTLQPYRPDGTIFPFGEQAGGQYREVTNPLNFAQVKNLRSIKRNLINVYADVNLFKGLTYRASFNVDQRGELYDFYSPRSIVNRTDLNDNSGSGTKSNGNFLALLHESILTYTANVGKNHSLKATAVFGTQLEQSNSNTLNATGFPNDATENEAMQLALTRTVSSERTSQRLDSYLARVNYGFKDRFFLDLTARIDGSSKFGANHKYGLFPAISAAYRIIEEPFMKSVNWMSDLKLRGSFGITGNAGGLIPYQSLAIAGATGSNYIIDHTFVTGINPTGISNPDLRWEKSTQSNIGIDIGLFNNRISLIAEAYYKKTDDLIYIKALPMSSGYGNIRGNFAALENKGLEFSASSRILDGKLKWDVSANATINRNKILDLDGGTTKERFITTYTTLTVGQPLGMFKTYVFDGINQTGEAILPGYDGRVGGHKVKDVTGDNVISAADQVFVGNPNPKFIYGVSTNLSFKGIDFSTFLSGSQGNDIYNASRLSFENPLGQRNLLAGVADRWSPTNPSNQYVSGFQGGRLPISSYVVEDGSYLRCKNMTLGYTLPKFKGVEGIRIYASANNLFTITKYSGYDPEVNTYAGSNTVIGVDNFVYPQSRSFLGGIQVTF; encoded by the coding sequence ATGAAGAAACAAATACGAGTACTGTTCGGGCTACTTTGCTTATTGCTGAGCCTGACGCAAACCGCCTTCTCCCAATCGGGAACCGTTTCGGGAAAGGTGACTGATGAAAAAGGCGAGGTTGTTCCGGGAGCCAGTGTTACCGTAAAAGGAACGCAGCAAGGGACACTCACCACCGCAGAGGGCGATTTCAGCATTGATGCGCCTGCTAACGCCACGCTCGTTTTCTCGTTTGTGGGATACCTGGGAAAGGAAGTGAGCGTAAACGGACAAAGTAGAATCAATGTCACCTTGCAGACAGATACCAAAGCACTGGAAGAAGTCGTGGTTGTCGGTTATGGCACACAGCGCAAAGTTGAAACTACCGGCTCTATTGTCTCCGTTAAGGCTTCTGAACTTACGCAAACACCGGTAGCAAACCTGGCGCAAGGCTTACAGGCGCGGGTGGCGGGAATGCAGGTAAATCAGAACTCCGGTGCGCCGGGCGGGAATATCAGCGTCAGGATACGCGGGACCAACTCCATTAACGGATCCTCTGAGCCGCTTTATGTGATCGACGGAATTCAGATCTCAAATGGCGGGGGTATCACGGACGTCAGCCCGCTGTCTACAATTAACCCGAATGATATCGAATCGATCGAGGTTTTAAAGGATGCTTCTGCCTCGGCCATTTATGGCGCACGCGCTGCAAACGGGGTTGTTCTGATCACCACAAAAAGAGGGAAAAACGGTGCTACCCGCGTGACCTTCGACAGCTATTACGGAACCCAGAAAGTGACCAAACAACTCGACGTGCTGAATGCATCGCAATTTGCTCAGCTTGAAAATGAAGTTTTTAAAAACAATTATTACCCTGACCCTGCTTCACTTGGCGAAGGTGTCAATTGGCAGGACTACATTTTCAGAAAAGCCCCGATCCAGAACCACCAGCTTTCGGTGAATGGAGGCAATGAAAAAACACAGCTGGCGCTTTCTCTCAACTACTTCGACCAGCAGGGCACATTTATCGGTTCTGCTTTCAAACGATATTCTTACCGTGTCAACCTCGACCACCAGATCAGCAAGGCGATTAAGATCGGCACTAGTCTCATGGGAAGCTATTCGGTAAATGACGGTATCCAGACTGGCGGCGAAAACATCGGCGACGGCGGCGCGGTACTTTCATCTGTTTTGGGAGCAGCTATCGGCGCCCCTCCTACTTTGCAGCCTTACCGCCCCGATGGTACCATATTCCCGTTCGGCGAGCAGGCAGGAGGGCAGTATCGTGAGGTTACTAACCCGCTCAATTTTGCGCAGGTGAAAAATCTACGCTCAATCAAGAGAAACCTGATCAATGTATATGCGGATGTAAACCTGTTCAAAGGGCTTACTTACCGGGCTTCGTTTAATGTGGACCAGCGCGGGGAACTTTACGATTTTTACTCACCGAGATCTATTGTCAACAGAACCGACCTGAACGACAACTCGGGCTCCGGAACCAAGTCGAATGGCAATTTCCTGGCGCTTCTGCACGAAAGTATCTTAACCTACACGGCCAACGTCGGCAAAAACCATTCACTGAAAGCGACTGCCGTTTTTGGTACACAGCTTGAACAATCGAACAGCAACACGCTCAACGCCACAGGATTCCCGAACGATGCGACTGAAAACGAGGCCATGCAGCTTGCACTGACCCGGACCGTGAGTAGTGAACGGACCTCACAGCGTCTGGATTCGTATCTGGCTCGTGTCAATTATGGTTTCAAAGACAGATTCTTCCTTGACCTGACTGCACGGATCGACGGTTCCAGCAAATTCGGGGCCAATCATAAGTACGGATTATTCCCGGCAATATCAGCGGCTTACCGTATTATCGAAGAGCCGTTTATGAAAAGCGTTAACTGGATGTCGGACCTGAAACTGCGTGGTAGCTTCGGGATTACCGGCAATGCAGGAGGACTCATTCCATACCAGTCACTTGCCATCGCAGGCGCTACCGGCAGCAACTACATCATCGACCACACCTTCGTAACAGGTATTAACCCGACGGGCATTTCAAACCCTGACCTGCGCTGGGAGAAATCAACACAAAGTAATATTGGTATCGACATTGGCTTATTCAATAACCGCATTAGTCTGATCGCGGAGGCGTATTATAAAAAAACGGATGACCTGATCTATATCAAAGCATTGCCGATGAGTTCGGGGTATGGAAACATCCGCGGGAACTTTGCGGCACTGGAAAACAAGGGGCTTGAATTTTCGGCATCATCTCGTATCCTCGACGGGAAATTAAAATGGGACGTTTCGGCGAACGCGACCATTAATCGCAACAAGATTCTTGATCTTGACGGTGGAACGACGAAGGAACGCTTCATTACAACATACACGACCCTTACCGTTGGTCAACCCCTGGGAATGTTCAAAACGTACGTGTTCGACGGTATTAACCAAACCGGCGAGGCGATCCTGCCAGGGTATGACGGACGTGTCGGGGGCCATAAAGTAAAAGATGTCACAGGCGACAATGTGATTTCTGCCGCTGACCAGGTATTTGTAGGAAATCCCAATCCTAAGTTTATCTACGGAGTTTCCACAAACCTCTCATTTAAAGGGATTGATTTCAGCACATTCCTTTCAGGATCACAGGGTAACGACATTTACAATGCCAGCCGGCTGTCATTTGAAAACCCGCTGGGTCAACGGAATTTGCTCGCAGGCGTAGCCGATCGCTGGTCGCCGACCAATCCAAGCAACCAGTATGTAAGTGGTTTTCAGGGCGGACGTTTGCCTATTTCCAGCTACGTGGTCGAAGACGGGAGTTATCTCCGCTGCAAAAACATGACGCTCGGCTACACATTGCCGAAGTTTAAAGGAGTGGAAGGTATCCGCATTTACGCAAGCGCCAACAACCTGTTCACCATCACAAAGTACAGCGGATACGACCCCGAGGTGAATACTTACGCAGGTTCCAACACGGTGATCGGCGTCGACAACTTTGTATATCCCCAGTCGCGGTCGTTCCTGGGCGGCATTCAGGTGACATTCTAA
- a CDS encoding FAD-dependent oxidoreductase, which yields MKTSYKILNPFKIPGLKPGAIDFLLNSRRLQPTEKTIEKTMGNTMLSGPKPGTIDFLFNARWLQPTVLFLIFFSFSVSAQNHVFVETESFADKGGWVIDQQSFVVMGSSYLMAHGMGRPVKDATTTVQFPKTGKYRMWVRTKDWAPFPKGPGKFRLIIDGKPVDMVFGESGSDEWKWYDAGQMDLKAGQVKLAIKDLTGFNGRCDAILFTDELKFTPPNKLEGLTAFRKKLLNLTDKPMDAGQFDLVVVGGGIAGTCAAISGARMGLKVALIQDRPVLGGNNSSEVRVHLMGDVDKNHYPKLGRIVREMDNGDPGNGNPDAKEYGDARKISIVKAEPNISLFLNTHVYKVEKENDIITAVVGRDIATNQETRFAGSFFTDCTGDGTIGFLAGAEFRMGRESKAETGESLAAEKADDFTLGTSNLWASLPRDTVSSFPETPWAIQFSDEYHIDEPKADWQWETGFGNFNTITDAEKIRDHNLRAIYGNWSYLKKNKAAKYAKHELAWVAYIGGKRESRRIIGDHILNQMDIQEGKFYPDGSVTATWTIDLHFPDAKNSKYFEGQEFFAGTKHIKVAPYTIPYRCLYSKNIQNLFMAGRNISTTHVAFGSTRVMRTCGMMGEVVGFAASLTKKYKTTPRGVYEHHLPELMGILKGETVEPQP from the coding sequence ATGAAAACATCTTACAAAATCCTAAATCCATTTAAGATCCCCGGGCTGAAGCCCGGGGCAATTGATTTTTTATTGAATTCCCGCCGGCTTCAGCCGACGGAAAAGACTATAGAAAAGACAATGGGAAATACGATGCTATCAGGACCAAAGCCCGGAACAATTGATTTCTTATTCAATGCCCGTTGGCTTCAGCCAACGGTATTGTTTCTAATATTTTTCTCTTTTTCTGTTTCTGCCCAAAATCATGTATTCGTTGAGACAGAATCGTTTGCAGACAAAGGCGGCTGGGTGATTGATCAGCAATCTTTTGTCGTAATGGGCTCATCTTACCTGATGGCGCATGGTATGGGGCGACCTGTAAAAGATGCTACCACCACGGTACAGTTCCCTAAAACCGGTAAGTACCGGATGTGGGTGCGGACAAAAGACTGGGCACCATTTCCGAAGGGTCCGGGGAAGTTCAGGCTGATTATTGATGGTAAACCTGTCGATATGGTCTTTGGAGAAAGCGGGTCGGATGAATGGAAATGGTATGACGCCGGGCAAATGGACTTGAAAGCCGGCCAGGTAAAGCTTGCAATAAAAGACCTGACAGGCTTCAATGGCCGCTGCGATGCCATTTTATTTACCGACGAGCTGAAATTCACCCCACCAAATAAGCTTGAAGGACTGACTGCCTTTCGCAAAAAACTTTTGAACCTCACCGACAAACCAATGGACGCTGGTCAGTTTGACCTGGTGGTCGTAGGCGGGGGGATTGCCGGCACCTGTGCTGCAATTTCCGGGGCAAGAATGGGACTGAAAGTTGCACTGATCCAGGACAGGCCCGTGCTTGGCGGAAACAACAGTTCGGAGGTGCGCGTGCATTTGATGGGGGACGTCGATAAAAATCATTACCCAAAATTGGGGCGGATTGTTCGCGAAATGGATAATGGTGATCCCGGAAACGGTAATCCGGATGCCAAAGAATATGGTGACGCGCGCAAGATTTCAATCGTGAAAGCCGAGCCTAATATTTCCCTGTTTCTAAACACGCATGTGTATAAAGTTGAAAAAGAGAATGATATCATTACTGCGGTGGTAGGCCGCGATATCGCTACGAACCAGGAAACACGGTTTGCCGGATCGTTCTTTACAGATTGTACCGGCGACGGAACCATCGGCTTTTTAGCAGGTGCAGAGTTCAGGATGGGACGAGAAAGCAAGGCCGAAACGGGCGAATCGCTGGCGGCTGAAAAGGCGGATGATTTCACACTCGGCACTTCCAACCTGTGGGCCTCCCTGCCGCGAGATACCGTTTCTTCATTTCCGGAAACACCCTGGGCGATCCAGTTTTCCGACGAATACCATATCGACGAACCCAAAGCCGACTGGCAATGGGAAACCGGCTTCGGGAATTTCAATACCATAACAGACGCCGAGAAAATCCGCGATCACAACCTCCGCGCGATCTACGGAAACTGGTCTTATCTGAAAAAGAACAAGGCAGCGAAATACGCGAAACATGAACTGGCGTGGGTTGCCTACATTGGTGGAAAAAGGGAATCGAGGCGTATTATCGGCGATCATATACTGAACCAAATGGATATTCAGGAAGGTAAGTTTTATCCCGACGGCTCGGTAACCGCTACCTGGACGATCGACCTGCATTTTCCCGACGCGAAGAACAGCAAGTATTTCGAAGGCCAGGAGTTTTTTGCCGGAACAAAACATATTAAGGTCGCTCCCTACACAATTCCTTATCGCTGCTTATATTCCAAAAACATTCAAAACCTGTTCATGGCGGGAAGAAATATCAGCACGACGCACGTCGCATTCGGCAGTACAAGAGTAATGCGGACTTGCGGAATGATGGGTGAGGTAGTCGGGTTCGCAGCTTCTTTGACAAAGAAATACAAAACCACTCCCCGGGGTGTTTATGAGCATCATTTACCGGAACTGATGGGAATCCTGAAAGGAGAAACAGTAGAGCCGCAGCCTTGA